One genomic window of Vicugna pacos chromosome 18, VicPac4, whole genome shotgun sequence includes the following:
- the AHSP gene encoding alpha-hemoglobin-stabilizing protein codes for MALLQTNKDLISAGIKEFKTLLNQQVFSDPLISEEAMETVANDWVNFYINYYRQQMVGEQQEQDRALQELRQELTTLAASFLDKYRNFLKSL; via the exons ATGGCTCTTCTTCAGACCAACAAGGATCTCATTTCTGCAGGAATAAAGGAATTTAAGACTCTGCTCAATCAGCAG GTCTTCTCTGATCCTCTCATCTCTGAAGAAGCCATGGAGACTGTGGCAAATGATTGGGTGAACTTCTACATCAACTATTACAGGCAGCAGATGGTGGGAGAGCAGCAAGAACAGGACAGGGCCCTGCAGGAACTTCGACAAGAGCTGACTACTCTGGCTGCCTCTTTCCTGGACAAATACAGGAACTTCTTGAAGTCCTTGTGA
- the LOC102540694 gene encoding olfactory receptor 7A17-like — translation MEQENHTQFSEFILLGLSEEAEMQPLLFWLFLCMYLITFAGNLLIILTTIFDSHLHMPMYFFLSNLSFSDICFTSTTIPKMLLNIHIQNKSITYEGCLTQMYFFILFAELDIFLLSVMAYDRFVAICHPLHYTAIMNPQLCGLLLLASWTLSVLDALLRGLLVLRLSFCTDLEIPHFFCEINQVIQLSCSDTLLSVIEMYLATGLLGIIPLSGIVVSYSRVVSSILRITSTSGKYKAFSTCGSHLSIVSLFYGTGLGVYLSSAATQNSRASAIASVMYTVVTPMLNPFIYSLRNKDIKRALKSLVSTVTFNE, via the coding sequence ATGGAACAAGAAAATCACACACAGTTTTCAGAATTTATTCTCCTTGGACTGTCAGAAGAGGCAGAGATGCAGCCTCTCCTCTTTTGGCTTTTCCTCTGCATGTACCTGATCACTTTTGCTGGAAACCTGCTCATCATTCTCACCACCATCTTTGACTCCCACCTCCACatgcccatgtacttcttcctctccaACCTGTCTTTTTCAGACATCTGTTTCACCTCCACCACCATCCCAaagatgctgctgaacatccaCATCCAGAACAAAAGCATCACCTACGAAGGCTGCCTCACCCAGATgtattttttcatcctttttgcaGAACTGGACATTTTCCTCCTCTCTGTGATGGCCTATGACCGGTTTGTAGCCATCTGCCATCCACTGCACTACACAGCCATTATGAACCCCCAGCTCTGTGGCTTGCTCTTGCTGGCATCTTGGACATTGAGTGTCCTGGACGCTTTGCTACGTGGTTTACTGGTGTTGCGGCTTTCCTTTTGTACTGACTTGGAGATCCcccatttcttctgtgaaatcAATCAGGTTATCCAACTTTCCTGTTCTGACACTCTCCTCAGTGTCATAGAGATGTATTTAGCCACTGGGCTGTTGGGCATTATTCCCCTTTCTGGCATTGTTGTTTCTTATTCTCGTGTTGTCTCCTCCATACTAAGAATTACATCAACAAGCGGGAAGTATAAAGCGTTTTCCACCTGCGGGTCTCATCTTTCCATTGTTTCCTTGTTTTATGGCACAGGTCTTGGGGTGTACCTCAGTTCTGCCGCTACCCAAAATTCCAGAGCCAGTGCAATAGCCTCTGTGATGTACACTGTGGTCACTCCAATGCTGAATCCATTTATCTACTCTCTAAGGAACAAGGACATAAAGAGGGCTCTGAAAAGTCTTGTCAGCACTGTCACTTTCAATGAGTGA
- the SEPTIN14 gene encoding septin-14 isoform X2, producing MKNIDSKVNIVPLIAKADAISKNDLQKFKCRIMSELVSNGIQIYQFPTDDETSSQVNSSMNGLLPFAVVGSMDEVKVGKRMVRGRQYPWGVLQVENENHCDFVKLRDMLLCTNMEDLKEQTHTQHYERYRCCKLQKMGFPDVGPDNQPVSFQEIYEAKRQEFFDQCQREEEELKQKFMQRVKEKEAAFKEAEKELQDKFEHLKRIQQEETMKLEEERRQLEEEIIDFYKMKTASGSLQTQVCTNTKKDKDRKK from the exons ATGAAGAACATTGATAGTAAG GTGAACATTGTACCACTGATTGCCAAAGCAGATGCAATTTCTAAAAACGATTTACAGAAATTTAAGTGTAGGATCATGAGTGAATTGGTTAGTAATGGCATCCAGATATACCAGTTCCCAACAGATGATGAAACTTCTTCTCAGGTGAACTCCTCAATGAAT GGGCTCTTGCCTTTCGCTGTAGTAGGAAGTATGGATGAAGTGAAAGTTGGAAAAAGGATGGTCAGAGGCCGTCAGTACCCCTGGGGAGTTTTACAAG TGGAAAATGAAAATCACTGTGACTTTGTTAAGCTCCGGGATATGCTTCTTTGTACAAATATGGAAGACTTGAAGGAACAAACCCACACTCAGCACTATGAACGTTATAGGTGCTGCAAACTTCAGAAAATGGGCTTTCCTGACGTGGGTCCAGACAACCAGCCTGTTAG ttttcaagAGATCTATGAAGCCAAAAGGCAGGAGTTCTTTGACCAGTGTCAGAGGGAAGAAGAAGAGTTGAAACAGAAATTTATGCAGCGAGTAAAGGAGAAAGAAGCAGCATttaaagaagctgaaaaagaG CTTCAGGACAAGTTTGAGCATCTTAAAAGAATCCAACAAGAGGAGACAATGAAACTTGAGGAGGAGAGAAGACAACTGGAAGAAGAAATCatagatttttataaaatgaagactGCCTCTGGATCACTGCAGACTCAGGTGTGCACCAATACAAAGAAGGACAAAGATCGTAAGAAATAG